A genomic stretch from Papio anubis isolate 15944 chromosome 18, Panubis1.0, whole genome shotgun sequence includes:
- the RNF40 gene encoding E3 ubiquitin-protein ligase BRE1B isoform X2 produces MDLKVLQFKNKKLAERLEQRQACEDELRERIEKLEKRQATDDATLLIVNRYWAQLDETVEALLRCHEGQGELSSAPEAPGTQEGPTCDGTPLPEPGTSELREPLPLQLRPPLSEPALAFVVALGASSSEEVELELQGRMEFSKAAVSHVVEASDRLQRRVEELCQRVYSRGDSEPLSEVARARTRELGRENRRLQDLATQLQEKHHRISLEYSELQDKVTSAETKVLEMETTVEDLQWDIEKLRKREQKLNKHLAEALEQLNSGYYVSGSSSGFQGGQITLSMQKFEMLNAELEENQELANSRMAELEKLQAELQGAVRTNERLKVALRSLPEEVVRETGEYRMLQAQFSLLYNESLQVKTQLDEARGLLLATKNSHLRHIEHMESDELGLQKKLRTEVIQLEDTLAQVRKEYEMLRIEFEQNLAANEQAGPINREMRHLISSLQNHNHQLKGDAQRYKRKLREVQAEIGKLRAQASGSTHSTPNLGHPEDSGLSAPAPGKEEGGPGSVSTPDNRKEMAPVPGTTTTTTSVKKEELVPSEEDVQGLTLGAQGPSSRGREPEARPKRELREREGPGLGPPPVASALSRADREKAKVEEAKRKESELLKGLRAELKKAQESQKEMKLLLDMYKSAPKEQRDKVQLMAAERKAKAEVDELRSRIRELEERDRRESKKIADEDALRRIRQAEEQIEHLQRKLGATKQEEEALLSEMDVTGQAFEDMQEQNGRLLQQLREKDDANFKLMSERIKANQIHKLLREEKDELGEQVLGLKSQVDAQLLTVQKLEEKERALQGSLGGVEKELTLRSQALELNKRKAVEAAQLAEDLKVQLEHVQTRLREIQPCLAESRAAREKESFNLKRAQEDISRLRRKLEKQRKVEVYADADEILQEEIKEYKARLTCPCCNTRKKDAVLTKCFHVFCFECVRGRYEARQRKCPKCNAAFGAHDFHRIYIS; encoded by the exons ATGGACCTGAAGGTACTACAGTTCAAGAACAAAAAACTGGCAGAGCGGCTGGAACAACGGCAGGCTTGTGAAGATGAACTCCGAGAACGAATTGAGAAGTTGGAGAAGCGGCAGGCCACAGATGATGCCACACTCCTCATCGTCAATCGCTACTGGGCCCAG CTGGATGAAACTGTGGAAGCCCTTCTACGATGCCATGAGGGCCAGGGCGAGCTGTCTTCAGCGCCTGAAGCACCTGGGACCCAGGAGGGGCCCACATGTGATGGGACTCCTCTCCCAGAGCCGGGGACATCAGAGCTGAGGG AGCCCTTGCCATTGCAGCTGCGGCCCCCTCTCAGTGAGCCGGCCTTGGCTTTTGTGGTGGCACTGGGTGCCAGCAGCAGTGAGGAGGTGGAGCTGGAGCTGCAAGGCCGAATGGAGTTCTCTAAGGCAGCTGTGTCTCATGTGGTAGAGGCCTCAGACCGCCTACAGCGCCGGGTGGAGGAACTCTGTCAGCGAGTGTATAGCCGAG GGGACAGTGAGCCCCTCAGTGAGGTGGCTCGGGCACGCACCCGAGAGCTGGGCCGTGAGAACCGGCGACTGCAGGACTTGGCCACCCAGCTGCAGGAGAAACACCACCGCATCTCATTGGAG TACTCCGAGCTCCAGGATAAAGTGACGTCGGCAGAGACCAAGGTGTTGGAGATGGAGACAACAGTGGAGGACTTGCAGTGGGACATTGAGAAGCTGCGGAAACGAGAGCAAAAGCTCAATAAGCACCTGGCAGAGGCCTTAGAGCAG CTGAACTCTGGCTACTATGTGTCTGGGAGCTCCTCAGGCTTCCAGGGGGGCCAGATCACACTCAGCATGCAGAAG TTTGAGATGCTGAATGCAGAGTTGGAGGAAAACCAGGAATTGGCCAACAGCCGCATGGCAGAGCTGGAGAAACTGCAGGCTGAACTTCAGGGGGCTGTGCGGACCAATGAGCGCCTCAAG GTGGCCTTGCGGAGCCTTCCCGAGGAGGTAGTGCGGGAAACAGGGGAGTACCGCATGCTGCAGGCCCAGTTCTCACTGCTCTACAACGAGTCTCTGCAAGTGAAGACCCAGCTGGACGAGGCTCGGGGCCTGCTGCTGGCCACCAAAAACTCCCACCTGCGACATATAGAGCACATGGAG AGCGACGAGCTGGGGCTGCAGAAGAAGCTGCGCACAGAGGTCATTCAGCTGGAGGACACGCTGGCCCAGGTACGCAAGGAGTACGAGATGCTGCGCATCGAGTTTGAGCAGAATCTGGCGGCCAACGAGCAGGCGG GGCCCATCAACCGTGAGATGCGCCACCTGATTAGTAGTCTTCAAAACCACAACCACCAGCTAAAAGGGGACGCCCAGCGATACAAGCGGAAGCTTCGAGAAGTACAAGCTGAGATTGGCAAG CTCCGGGCCCAGGCCAGTGGCTCTACCCACTCCACCCCCAACCTGGGCCACCCAGAGGACTCTGGCCTCAGTGCCCCAGCCCCAGGGAAAGAGGAGGGTGGGCCAGGCTCTGTCAGTACCCCCGACAACAGAAAGGAAATGGCTCCAGTGCCTggcaccaccaccactaccacttcAGTGAAGAAGGAGGAGCTGGTCCCCTCTGAAGAGGATGTCCAGGGCTTAACCCTTGGGGCCCAGGGCCCTTCCTCCCGGGGCCGAGAACCCGAGGCCAGGCCCAAGCGGGAGCTTCGGGAACGAGAAGGTCCTGGCTTGGGTCCTCCACCTGTAGCCTCCGCTCTCTCGAGGGCCGATCGggagaaggccaaggtggaagaagCCAAGAGGAAGGAATCAGAACTCCTCAAGGGTCTCCGAGCAGAGCTCAA GAAGGCCCAGGAGAGCCAGAAGGAGATGAAACTGCTGCTGGATATGTACAAGTCAGCACCCAAGGAACAGCGGGATAAGGTGCAGCTCATGGCAGCAGAACGCAAGGCCAAGGCCGAG GTTGATGAGCTGCGGAGCCGCATCCGGGAATTGGAGGAGAGGGATCGAAGGGAGAGCAAGAAGATCGCGGATGAGGATGCCCTGCGGCGCATTCGGCAGGCAGAGGAGCAGATAGAACACCTGCAGCGCAAGCTGGGTGCCACCAAGCAG gaggaggaggctcTGCTCTCAGAGATGGATGTGACAGGTCAGGCTTTTGAGGACATGCAGGAACAGAATGGGCGGCTGCTACAGCAGTTGCGGGAAAAGGACGATGCCAACTTTAAGCTGATGTCAGAGCGGATCAAGGCCAATCAGATTCACAAGCTGCTGCGGGAGGAGAAGGATGAGTTGGGCGAGCAGGTCCTTGGCCTCAAGTCCCAG GTGGATGCCCAGCTGCTGACTGTGCAGAAGCTGGAGGAGAAGGAGCGGGCCTTGCAGGGCAGCCTTGGGGGTGTGGAGAAGGAGCTGACGCTGCGCAGCCAAGCCCTGGAGCTCAACAAGCGGAAG GCTGTAGAAGCCGCCCAGCTGGCCGAGGACCTGAAGGTGCAGCTGGAGCACGTGCAGACTCGGCTGCGGGAGATCCAGCCCTGCCTGGCAGAGAGCCGGGCTGCTCGTGAGAAAGAGAGTTTCAACCTCAAGAGGGCTCAG GAGGACATCTCACGGCTGCGGCGCAAGCTGGAAAAGCAGAGGAAGGTGGAGGTCTATGCAGATGCTGACGAAATCCTCCAGGAGGAGATCAAGGAGTATAAG GCGCGGTTGACCTGCCCCTGCTGTAATACCCGCAAGAAGGATGCAGTCCTTACCAAGTGCTTCCACGTTTTCTGCTTCGAGTGTGTGCGGGGCCGCTATGAGGCCCGCCAGAGGAAGTGCCCCAAGTGCAACGCGGCCTTTGGTGCCCACGACTTCCATCGTATCTACATCAGCTGA
- the RNF40 gene encoding E3 ubiquitin-protein ligase BRE1B isoform X1 — MSGLGNKRAAGDGGSGPPEKKLSREEKTTTTLIEPIRLGGISSTEEMDLKVLQFKNKKLAERLEQRQACEDELRERIEKLEKRQATDDATLLIVNRYWAQLDETVEALLRCHEGQGELSSAPEAPGTQEGPTCDGTPLPEPGTSELREPLPLQLRPPLSEPALAFVVALGASSSEEVELELQGRMEFSKAAVSHVVEASDRLQRRVEELCQRVYSRGDSEPLSEVARARTRELGRENRRLQDLATQLQEKHHRISLEYSELQDKVTSAETKVLEMETTVEDLQWDIEKLRKREQKLNKHLAEALEQLNSGYYVSGSSSGFQGGQITLSMQKFEMLNAELEENQELANSRMAELEKLQAELQGAVRTNERLKVALRSLPEEVVRETGEYRMLQAQFSLLYNESLQVKTQLDEARGLLLATKNSHLRHIEHMESDELGLQKKLRTEVIQLEDTLAQVRKEYEMLRIEFEQNLAANEQAGPINREMRHLISSLQNHNHQLKGDAQRYKRKLREVQAEIGKLRAQASGSTHSTPNLGHPEDSGLSAPAPGKEEGGPGSVSTPDNRKEMAPVPGTTTTTTSVKKEELVPSEEDVQGLTLGAQGPSSRGREPEARPKRELREREGPGLGPPPVASALSRADREKAKVEEAKRKESELLKGLRAELKKAQESQKEMKLLLDMYKSAPKEQRDKVQLMAAERKAKAEVDELRSRIRELEERDRRESKKIADEDALRRIRQAEEQIEHLQRKLGATKQEEEALLSEMDVTGQAFEDMQEQNGRLLQQLREKDDANFKLMSERIKANQIHKLLREEKDELGEQVLGLKSQVDAQLLTVQKLEEKERALQGSLGGVEKELTLRSQALELNKRKAVEAAQLAEDLKVQLEHVQTRLREIQPCLAESRAAREKESFNLKRAQEDISRLRRKLEKQRKVEVYADADEILQEEIKEYKARLTCPCCNTRKKDAVLTKCFHVFCFECVRGRYEARQRKCPKCNAAFGAHDFHRIYIS, encoded by the exons ATGTCTGGGCTAGGCAACAAACGCGCCGCCGGCGACGGGGGCTCAGGGCCCCCGGAGAAGAAGCTGAGTCGTGAGGAGAAGACCACCACCACTCTTATCGAGCCCATTCGTCTTGGAGGCATCTCTTCCACG GAGGAGATGGACCTGAAGGTACTACAGTTCAAGAACAAAAAACTGGCAGAGCGGCTGGAACAACGGCAGGCTTGTGAAGATGAACTCCGAGAACGAATTGAGAAGTTGGAGAAGCGGCAGGCCACAGATGATGCCACACTCCTCATCGTCAATCGCTACTGGGCCCAG CTGGATGAAACTGTGGAAGCCCTTCTACGATGCCATGAGGGCCAGGGCGAGCTGTCTTCAGCGCCTGAAGCACCTGGGACCCAGGAGGGGCCCACATGTGATGGGACTCCTCTCCCAGAGCCGGGGACATCAGAGCTGAGGG AGCCCTTGCCATTGCAGCTGCGGCCCCCTCTCAGTGAGCCGGCCTTGGCTTTTGTGGTGGCACTGGGTGCCAGCAGCAGTGAGGAGGTGGAGCTGGAGCTGCAAGGCCGAATGGAGTTCTCTAAGGCAGCTGTGTCTCATGTGGTAGAGGCCTCAGACCGCCTACAGCGCCGGGTGGAGGAACTCTGTCAGCGAGTGTATAGCCGAG GGGACAGTGAGCCCCTCAGTGAGGTGGCTCGGGCACGCACCCGAGAGCTGGGCCGTGAGAACCGGCGACTGCAGGACTTGGCCACCCAGCTGCAGGAGAAACACCACCGCATCTCATTGGAG TACTCCGAGCTCCAGGATAAAGTGACGTCGGCAGAGACCAAGGTGTTGGAGATGGAGACAACAGTGGAGGACTTGCAGTGGGACATTGAGAAGCTGCGGAAACGAGAGCAAAAGCTCAATAAGCACCTGGCAGAGGCCTTAGAGCAG CTGAACTCTGGCTACTATGTGTCTGGGAGCTCCTCAGGCTTCCAGGGGGGCCAGATCACACTCAGCATGCAGAAG TTTGAGATGCTGAATGCAGAGTTGGAGGAAAACCAGGAATTGGCCAACAGCCGCATGGCAGAGCTGGAGAAACTGCAGGCTGAACTTCAGGGGGCTGTGCGGACCAATGAGCGCCTCAAG GTGGCCTTGCGGAGCCTTCCCGAGGAGGTAGTGCGGGAAACAGGGGAGTACCGCATGCTGCAGGCCCAGTTCTCACTGCTCTACAACGAGTCTCTGCAAGTGAAGACCCAGCTGGACGAGGCTCGGGGCCTGCTGCTGGCCACCAAAAACTCCCACCTGCGACATATAGAGCACATGGAG AGCGACGAGCTGGGGCTGCAGAAGAAGCTGCGCACAGAGGTCATTCAGCTGGAGGACACGCTGGCCCAGGTACGCAAGGAGTACGAGATGCTGCGCATCGAGTTTGAGCAGAATCTGGCGGCCAACGAGCAGGCGG GGCCCATCAACCGTGAGATGCGCCACCTGATTAGTAGTCTTCAAAACCACAACCACCAGCTAAAAGGGGACGCCCAGCGATACAAGCGGAAGCTTCGAGAAGTACAAGCTGAGATTGGCAAG CTCCGGGCCCAGGCCAGTGGCTCTACCCACTCCACCCCCAACCTGGGCCACCCAGAGGACTCTGGCCTCAGTGCCCCAGCCCCAGGGAAAGAGGAGGGTGGGCCAGGCTCTGTCAGTACCCCCGACAACAGAAAGGAAATGGCTCCAGTGCCTggcaccaccaccactaccacttcAGTGAAGAAGGAGGAGCTGGTCCCCTCTGAAGAGGATGTCCAGGGCTTAACCCTTGGGGCCCAGGGCCCTTCCTCCCGGGGCCGAGAACCCGAGGCCAGGCCCAAGCGGGAGCTTCGGGAACGAGAAGGTCCTGGCTTGGGTCCTCCACCTGTAGCCTCCGCTCTCTCGAGGGCCGATCGggagaaggccaaggtggaagaagCCAAGAGGAAGGAATCAGAACTCCTCAAGGGTCTCCGAGCAGAGCTCAA GAAGGCCCAGGAGAGCCAGAAGGAGATGAAACTGCTGCTGGATATGTACAAGTCAGCACCCAAGGAACAGCGGGATAAGGTGCAGCTCATGGCAGCAGAACGCAAGGCCAAGGCCGAG GTTGATGAGCTGCGGAGCCGCATCCGGGAATTGGAGGAGAGGGATCGAAGGGAGAGCAAGAAGATCGCGGATGAGGATGCCCTGCGGCGCATTCGGCAGGCAGAGGAGCAGATAGAACACCTGCAGCGCAAGCTGGGTGCCACCAAGCAG gaggaggaggctcTGCTCTCAGAGATGGATGTGACAGGTCAGGCTTTTGAGGACATGCAGGAACAGAATGGGCGGCTGCTACAGCAGTTGCGGGAAAAGGACGATGCCAACTTTAAGCTGATGTCAGAGCGGATCAAGGCCAATCAGATTCACAAGCTGCTGCGGGAGGAGAAGGATGAGTTGGGCGAGCAGGTCCTTGGCCTCAAGTCCCAG GTGGATGCCCAGCTGCTGACTGTGCAGAAGCTGGAGGAGAAGGAGCGGGCCTTGCAGGGCAGCCTTGGGGGTGTGGAGAAGGAGCTGACGCTGCGCAGCCAAGCCCTGGAGCTCAACAAGCGGAAG GCTGTAGAAGCCGCCCAGCTGGCCGAGGACCTGAAGGTGCAGCTGGAGCACGTGCAGACTCGGCTGCGGGAGATCCAGCCCTGCCTGGCAGAGAGCCGGGCTGCTCGTGAGAAAGAGAGTTTCAACCTCAAGAGGGCTCAG GAGGACATCTCACGGCTGCGGCGCAAGCTGGAAAAGCAGAGGAAGGTGGAGGTCTATGCAGATGCTGACGAAATCCTCCAGGAGGAGATCAAGGAGTATAAG GCGCGGTTGACCTGCCCCTGCTGTAATACCCGCAAGAAGGATGCAGTCCTTACCAAGTGCTTCCACGTTTTCTGCTTCGAGTGTGTGCGGGGCCGCTATGAGGCCCGCCAGAGGAAGTGCCCCAAGTGCAACGCGGCCTTTGGTGCCCACGACTTCCATCGTATCTACATCAGCTGA